The following DNA comes from Synergistales bacterium.
GCCAGGCTGCGCCGGCTCACCATCGCCGGGCTCCTGGCGGGGACGGCGGTGCTGCTCTCCGGGGTGGCGATCCCGGTGGGGCCCACCAGGTGCTTCCCCTTCCAGCATGCCGTCAATGCGGTGGCGGGGGTCCTGCTGGGTCCCTGGTGGGCGGCGGGCTGCGCGTTTGTCAGCAGCCTGGTGCGGAACATGATCGGCACCGGCACGCCCTTCGCCTTTCCGGGGAGCATCCCGGGGGCGCTGGCGGTGGGGTTCGCCGCCCGCATCCTGCGCCGGGACTGGGCGGCCTTCGCCGAGCCGCTGGGCACCGGCCCCGTGGGGGCCACACTCTCGGCGCTGCTGATCGGCCCGGCCATGGGGGGCACCATGGGTGTGGGCGCTCTGATGGCGGCCTTCCTGGCCAGCAGTGTGCCGGGGGCGCTGCTGGGTTTTCTGGCGCTGGTCAATCTGCGCAAACTGGGGGTCCTCCGGGACACCTGCGAAGGGTGAGTGAACATGAAAGTGAAAACGATGTTTCCTGCGGTGGCGGCACTGA
Coding sequences within:
- the thiW gene encoding energy coupling factor transporter S component ThiW codes for the protein MRNARLRRLTIAGLLAGTAVLLSGVAIPVGPTRCFPFQHAVNAVAGVLLGPWWAAGCAFVSSLVRNMIGTGTPFAFPGSIPGALAVGFAARILRRDWAAFAEPLGTGPVGATLSALLIGPAMGGTMGVGALMAAFLASSVPGALLGFLALVNLRKLGVLRDTCEG